From the Actinomyces sp. zg-332 genome, the window TATTAGAAAGTGACGCATTATATTTTCTGGCGCATTGTCTGAACCATTTATTGAAGAAAATATTAAGAAGAATGCGATAGGCATAAAGACCCCCAAGCCAAAAGCTATAAGAGATCGTTTAGTAAACAAATACTCGATTTTTAGTAGTGCAATAAGTGATTTCATTGTTTTATTCCCCTTTGTTTTCTTTTGTGTTATTGGTAAGTTTTATAATTATGCAAAAGTGAAGAAAGTATGTTTTTTAGGACATAGCAGATACGTAAAATACTCGTGAGCATAACTAGTGGAATTACTTATGAATACTGTAAAGATTTTGAGTTATATATCCTATACTTCTAATAGCTTTTATTCTCCAGCTCCACATACGCTATATAAAGCAAAGAACAACTCTATTGCTATTATTTAGTTTACGTAAACGGCTTATAACTTTATCTTATTCATAGTTTTTCCTTTGAAAATTCAAGATTTTAGACTAGTCTTAGGCTGTTTTTCCTCACCTTTAATGGAGTTTTTTATATATAATACTTTTCTTGTTTTCTACTCATCTTCTTCAATCTCACTAGGCTCACTTTGAAAAATACTAGAAAACAAACTACGATTTTTTACTTCTAACTCTTCAAAAGAAAGTCCTTTTTCTTGCAAGCGTTTCCAGACTTTTTCACCATCTTTAGTAACGAAACTAATAATGTCATTTTTAACTTCAAAATCGCTAACTTCTGGCATATTTTCAACAACTTCAGCATAATGCTTAGGAATAGTGAAGTGTTTTTCTATCTTCTCAGCTCGCATAGCATGAGGAGTTGTATCACGCAGAATTTTTCCGTTGTGTAAAACCAGAATACGATCAGCTGTATTTTCCACTTCCTCAATATAATGTGAAGAGTAGACAATAGTCATTCCCTGCTTTTTCAACTCAGCAATAATTTCCCAAAAACGCTGACGAGTTATAGTATCCATAGCGGTAGTTGGTTCGTCCATGAATAATAGCTTTGGTTTATTAACTAAGGTCAAAACAAAACTCAAGAAACGTTTTTGCCCACCAGAAAGCTTAGACATGAATTGTTTTTTCTGCTGAGGTGAAAAATTCAAGTAAGCGTCAATTTCTTTGACTGACAAATGTTCTTCATAAATAGTCTGATAAAACTTAATCAATTCGTTTGCTGTTAACAAATCAGGAACAATATTTGCCTGCTCAAGAACAGAAATTTCTCTCTTTTTAGCCACATCCATGGGACTAGACTGCAAAACACTAACTTTTCCACTGGTTTGCATTAAATCGCCGAGCAGTATTTTAAAAAGTGTTGTTTTGCCTGCGCCATTGGGACCTACTAATGCTACACATTCACCTGAGTGAATTGAAAAACTAATATCTTTTAAAGCGTTTTTATCTTTATACGATTTATAAATGTTATTTACTTTAATAACTGTTTCCATCTGAACTGTACCCTCCTTATAAAAGTAAGAATAAGGTAGGAGGGATAGCTTACAGTAGTGGATAGTGTCAAAAGTTATATATGACAAATGTCATCTGCCATCAATATGTAAATATAAGCTTTCGGAAATGTTTATCACTCTAAAGTTGATGAATATATGACTTGCTGAAATATTTTGAAGGAAATTTACTTTGCTCACGTTCTAGTATCTATACACACTAAAATTCTTACTTAGGTGTAAAGTCTCTAGCCTTTAATTCTTCTTCTATTTCTAGATTTTCGCTACATCATAGCAAGCAAAAGATAGGATTTACTCACGCTAAAGAAACAGTAAATACAGTGAATAGGCATTAATAAGTCTACAACCTTTAGTTTTGAATAAGTATTCATATGCGTTATCAAACACTTCCTTAGGATTATTCCTGTGTTTTAATATCTTGTACAATACGATTAGCTATAAACTTTATATACAACAAATTTTCCATACACACATTCAGCAACAAAAATTATTCTAATACAAAGGTTTATTTATTCGTAAGTTTTCTTATATCTTTAACAAATATGCTAATTTCAATTCCTAGCATGAAAATAGTTGCAATCATAAAACCAGCCATAAAAATTCTATGATAAACAACAAAATAAGCAATATAAACTAAAATAGCAGATAAATATAAGATAACAAGATAGTGCCACTTCTTTGTTTTACTATCAGCGACAACTTTCTTTTGAACAGCTTTATCTCCCCTAACAAGCTCGTCAAGTGAGATATCAAAAATATCACTTATTTGAATAAGATTAGCAATATCAGGTATACCTCTATTTGACTCCCACTTCGCTATAGCAGCTCTAGAAACCCCGATTTTATGAGCAAACTGTTCTTGTGTTAGCCCAGAGTTGTTTCTGAGTTCCCTAAGCAAAGAAGCAAAATTCACAGTAACCACCACTTCTATAAAATTTATATCTAATTGATACTATTTTGAAACCTATTAACAGTAAGCCAGCAACACTCGCGTTATTCAAGCGGAGCTTAGTAAATTTCATGTTACTTTGCGTAACACTAATGTTACTAGAGTATAAATTACCTTAAGTATCTATCGTATGGATACATTTTACGAAAATGATGTGTATGCTAATTTAACAAAGGAATAAAGTTTATTGTAGTATTTGCTGTATAATTTCTTTCCAGTCATTTGGTATTCCTGTAAAAAGAGTCATTTCTTCTGACGTTCCAGGAAAGTTTTCAATCAAAGAGTCAATCGGTTCAAAATTATTTAGTTCGAGTTTTTGGTGCAAATAATAAATCATAACTATAATTGCAAATAGTTTATGTGATTGATTTTTCACTATAGTCCATGCTTCATTCCGTGGTAATTTGGGCTTGATATCAAAGACTCTGTTATAGACTCTGCCATGGTGAGCAACATAATTACGAATAATATTTAAACTCTTTAACCAAGACTCTAGTTGCGGAGCAGAAAGATATACTTGTTCAGCGATTAAACGTCGTGTTTTCTCAGGAGAAATGCTATAGAGATTAGACATAAGCCCCCCCCAGTCCATTATCTCAACAGCTACCCAGATAGGAAGTTTTCCATCGTAATGAGTACGGTGGTGAAGTACAAAATCTTCACGTGATTTTTGCAAAGCTTTTTTTATATCTGTTATACCAAATTTCATAATTTGTTTTACTTTGATATGTCTTTATCTGATTAGCTCAAACTCCTAAATATTTGGTACTGAGATGAATATGAGGATTAATTTTTCCAAGTTCATACCCAAATAATGAACGAAGAGCGATTTCGATTTTTGACAAATTTTTGAAAAGCCAGTTTCTTAGTTGGTCGTCAAAATCATAGAAAGCAATGATACGTGAAAATACTGTGTTCTTTTTGAAACGAAGAGTTTCTTGATCTAAGAAAGGGTACCAATAACCACTTAACCGATAGTAGTTAAGTTTTGTTAAAGAATGATTACAACTGTCTATATTATCAACAATCATTCCTCTGGAAACAAGTAAACGAAACTGCTGATTGTATGTAAGAAATTTTTTATTTGGGTTCATAGATAAACGCGAAAATTCTTTCTTATAGATAGGACCGGCCCTGGGCTTTAGTTCTTAAAAAGTACTGAAGCGGTACCGGTCATGTTGCTATCACTCTAATTTATTTTAATGCATTCTGTCAATACATAGGTATATGTTTTGCATAAATGTAATCTTCCTACCTAGTGAAAAATAGCTATATAGGAAATAACATAACTATAACTTAATACAAATAAGTACTTTTACTTTCCAAGAAATATAATCAGAAATGTCTTTCATTTTTTATTTTTTATTTAAAAATATCTCTAGTTATTTATATCAGAGTTTTTAGACTTTTACTTTTATAATAGGAGAAGGTAAGAACTTTTATGAAGAAATAAGATGCTTTAACTACTAATCTACGAATACATTAATTATTCACTTTCAGAATAAAAATAAGATTTTCCACTAAAAGATGGCAATAAATTAGAATAAGGCATTGTGAGGGAAATTTTTAATCATCAAAAAATAAGTTAAAATGGTAGACGTTATGAAACCAAAGCTATTCATGTCAATGATTTTTCATATAGAAGCAAAATCAGAAAAATCAAAACAAAATATGAAAAATAAAATTCGTAAGCAACTAGAAAATAAATTAGGTTTGGAAAATATTTCTTTAAAGTATGACGCTTATACGAACTCTTTCGCTTACGTAGAAAAAGATGTTCAAGAAAAATTTGAAGACAAAGTAATCTTTTTACTATCAGCTTTGCAAAACTTTGGATACTTTTTTATTGTTTCAGGAAATTTAGAAAGTAAAAGTTTTGATATCTGTACCTCAAACACAAATACGGTCGGTATTCATTTTATATAAGGGTACTTAAATTATCATGACTTAGAAGAAAATAATTAATATGACTACATCACTATATAACTTAGGGAATTATTAGAGAGCACTATTAAAAAGAGAAAATGGCTATCCTAATTTTGTGGTTTTTGCAGCAAAAATCACTGCTATAGATACACAAATACTTATAAAATAAGTATTTGTCACTTCAAAAGTATTACTTATATAAAACAGAGGGTTCTCTCTCAAGCATAACAAGATATTCTATAGTTCCTTCTTCAAATTTTTTATTTTCTGTAACTTGAAAACCGTGTCTATCATAAAAACGAATTGCTTCAACATTCTTTTCAATAGCCCAAAGATGTGTTACAGGATAGTTTTCTTTCGCATATTCTATTAATGCTGCTCCTATTCCTTGGCTTTGGAAGAAATAATCTACATAAAGTTCAACAATTTCACTACCTTCAATATGTATAAGTCCTTTTACTACACCATCATCATAAACTAGTATATTTTCCAATATATCTGAACTCTTGTATTTTTCAGCAACACTAAGCACTTGTAATTCACCAAATGAGTAATTATCGTTTTGAAATATTGGTCTAAAATTCATACGTTTTACAAATACAAGAATTTCAGCAATCCTTGAAACATCATTTATAGTTGCTTTTCTAATCATTAGCTCTTCCAACAAAAATGGAGTTATTTGTTTTGATAATAACAACTATAACAAGAAGTAAATAGTTTTAATATTTTTCCATTTACAATAGAATTCTCTTGTAAAAATAGCGGAATTCTATGAAAAGTTTTTACAGTAACCTTATTATAAAATCAGAGGTTTATATGCTGAGCATACATTTTTATATACATTACTTTTGTAAATAAAGTATATTATTACACAATATTTATTATAGAAATATTTTTTGAAGTAAAGCATTTCAATGCTTACGAGAAAGCCGTCTTGGTAAAAACCACGAGTTTAGTTTTACCAAGACTCAACTTTCATTTTCCCTACTTAACTTTCATAAGCCTTCTGCCTTTTAGCTTAAAAACTATGTCGGCCTGACTTGAAAGCTGTTTACTATGAGTAACTACAATTACACATTTGTTTTGGTCATGCGCTGTAGACTTTAACAAACTTATAATTTCATCCGATGTATCTTCATCTAAGTTTCCAGTAGGTTCATCAGCCAAAACTAATGGCGCGCCAGATACTAAGGCTCTAGCAATTGCTACACGTTGCTGTTGACCTCCTGAAAGATGTAAAACATTTCTGCCAATCTGCTCATCTTGTAACCCTAGGCTCAAAAGTATATCTTTCTTAGCACTTCGTTTTACTAATTTTATGTTTTCTAGCGGAGTCAAGTAATCTAATAGGTTATAATTTTGGAACACTATTGAGATATCATTCTTTCTGTAAAATGTATATCCTATATCTTTTACATTTTTATCTTCGAATATTACATTTCCAGCTGTGGGTTCATCAAGCCCAGCAAGTATTGACAATAAAGTAGTTTTACCTGAACCTGATTCCCCAACTATTGCATAAAACTTTCCTCTTTGAAATTCACAACTCACATCGCTTAAAATTTTATTCTTTTTGCTATTTTTATATACATAGCTTACATTTTCTAGTCGAATAATACTCATATTTACGTCCTATTTTAGCTCATCTTAGATAGTATTTCTTTTGGCTTCAATTTAATTATGTGCATTGAAGAAATGCCTACTGATACTATGATGATTGCAATACCTATAATCCATACCCAAATAAACTCGTTAATTCCAATTGTAACGTTTAGACCATCAAGTGTTTTAGCGATCAAACTTGATTCAGCATCTGCTCCTAATGAAAGTCCTCCAAGATTTTCTCCAAGAGCTAATCTGCCAGCATCATTTGCCTGCTTTACTAAACTGTCACCCAACTTTTGCGCAATTAGAATTCCTGATCCTATTGAGGCTATAAAGCTAAATACAGCTATCATGAGTAGTTCAACTATGTATTGCAATACAATATTTCTTTTCGATATTCCTAGCGATAGCAAAACTCCTGTTTCGTGGATACGACCATTAATCCAAAAAGCTAATACAAGTGATAGGATTATTGAACTGATAATTATAGATCCAATAATTAACTGATTTATTAGCTTATCCATAGCGTCCAACGAAGTCGTTAAGGATAAGAAGTTTTTATCTGAACTTGTTACTGTATATTTTGACCAATCAATATTTAATTTTTTGACTTTATTTATTATTTCATTTAACTTTGCTGGATCTGAAACGTAAAATTTAGCATCCTGATATTGAAGGTTTTCTTTAGAGTCCCCACAAAGTTGAGTAGCTGTTTTTATATCTGCCATCAAAATATTTTCTATTAACTCTATTTCGTGAGTGGCTCTATTTTGATTACTACCAGAAAATAGTCCTACTATCTCAAGATCTACTTTAGTATTCAAATTTTTATTTAAGTTCACAGATCTATTTTTACTAGGCGTTACACTAATCTTATCGCCGATTTTTAGATTATTTAATTTAGCAAACTCTTCATGGACCAAAACTTTATTAACATCAGTTTTTTTAATATGCCTACCTGATGTGAGTTTTAAAGCACCGCCTACAAACTTATTATCTAATCTAGTGTCTTCGTTACCTTGAAGATCTCCCATTGTCTTTAAGATTTCCTCCTGTTCAGGAGTATAGGTGGATCTTTCCATTTTTAGTGGTACTTTTTTCAAGTTCATGAGATCAACTTCTGTAATAGTTCTCAAATCATTAGAAGAAATCCCACCAACTGACTTTACTTTTTCAACTATAGAACCTGGCACATTACCAAGCCCTCTACGACCTACTCCAAAATTATTTTGTAAATTGATACCTATTTCAAAACTTGCTCTAATTGAAGTATTTATATTTTTTCTAGTTTCTTTTGTAGCAGCTTTGATTGCAAAACCTGCTATCATGGAAGTGGCTATTCCAAATAAAATAAAAAACATTATTATGGATTTGACCCTCTTCCTTGTTACATATAGTAAAGATCTTTTTAAGACTGACATTTTATTATTACCTCCTCATCCGTATATAGTAAGTGCCCAATATGAAACCTATATGAAATTTATAAAAATAATTCAATTAGTTTTCGTATAAACGCATCAATGTATTTTCTAGTTATTCATAATTTATCTTTATGCAATGTGTAAAACCCTCAAAATAAAACTATACAAATTTATTTTGAGGGCTCACTTTGAGTTATTCTGCTGACTTTTCTAGTCCTACTGTTACTTACGTAATTAAAGTTTTCAAAATATATCTAAGTATTTTCTTCTTCACATAAATCTATTTTGTCAGCAATTTTCAAAATTAGTATATTTACTTTTATTAGCTTGTGAAATTAATAATAAATTTCATACCTAAATCACTTGGAATAAAATAAAAATCAAGATTGGCATCAGTTAAAATATTTCTGACAATGTACAGTCCTAGACCAGTTCCACCATCTTTTTTATCTCTACTAAAATCTGGTCTATAAAAAGCTTCAAATACATATTTTAGGTCATATTCAGAAAGTGGTTTGCATTCGTTCTCTACTACTAATACTCCATCTGATATTTGTATATTTATACGGTTACTCTGGTCAGTATAGTTAATAGCGTTTGAGATAATATTAGAAATTACTTTTTTCATAGATTCTTTGTTTATAAAACAATGACATGACTCTTGAAGTTGCAAGTTTATTTTCAGATCTTTTGCCTTTGCTAAAACCTTATATGATTCTATTATCTCAATTATAATTATCCTTATATCTAAGTCTTCTTTATGTTCTTTATTAACCACCTGTAATTTGCTTACATCTAATATACTTTGGACCATATCCGTCGATTCTATTACTATTTCCTGCGCCTTGGTTAAATAAAAATCTCGATCTTTATATTTACCAATCTTATAACGCATATTTTCTAATAAAATCCCTAGTGATGTTAAAGGTGTTTTAAGTTCATGCGAAGCTACTCGTAAAAATTCTACCTTGTCTTTTTCTACCTGACTAATATCATCAATTTTTTGTTCTAACGACTCAATTGTATTCCATACCGTATCATATAAAGAGTTAATATTTTCAGCTATCATTCCGATTTCATCTTCACTTTCTACTTTGCAATAGCTACCCTTTTTTAGCCTCTCCATATCTTTGGTAGATTTTAATATACTTTTTATAGGTTTAGTGATTTTTTTACTATAAATATACGCCGCAAAGAGAGAAATAATAAAGCTAATACCTATAGAATAAGGAATAACCTTAATCGTGACTTGTTTAGCTTCATCTATCGGTCCAGTACTTAAAATTAAGTAGAGATCACAGAGTTGGTTATCTTTATTCTTAAAAGTCTTTTTATTAATGGTAACCGAGTGGTTACCAAGTGATTCTAATTGTATATCAGAAGTATCTCTGCTTAGTATATCTTTTGCTCTAGTAGGATCAAGATGGATATTAACAGGTGTAAAACCATGATACTGATATGTATTATTTTCAATATTAAGAGTTATATTTACGTTATATATAGTAGCGTATTTCTCTGTTACTTCTAACGCTTCTAGTTCACTAGTTTTCTTTAAAATTTCAACTAGCTCCGTAGACCTATTTTTGACCTCTTCTTGCTTTTTATTAAAATAAAAACTAGGTAGAAGAAAATATATAAGACTATGAATCGTTATAGTAATAATAGTCATAATCACCATAGTGTATATGAAAGTCTTAGGAAATAGTTTTAATCTTTTCATACTTCACTCTCATATTTGTAGCCCACGCTTTTTACCGTCTTTATACAGTCTAGGTGAAGCTTTTTTCGTAAATTTTTTATGTATACATCTATCACCCTATCAAAAGGGATTTCATCAATCCATAACTTATCAAGTATCTGTTCACGTGAAAAAACTTGTCCCGGATGCTCAATTAGAAGATTTAATATTTTTATTTCCCTAGGTTTAATGTCTACATCCTGTCCCTTATATGTGGCACTAAATCCAGATAAATTTACTCTTGCTTCTCCATATACCCATTCTTCTTTATTATGTTGGATATGGCTTCTTCTAATCAAAGCTTCAATACGTTTTTCTAAAATTGCAAGTGAAAATGGTTTACTCATATAGTCATCTGCCTGTTCATCAAAACTCATAATCTGTGTACTATCATCAGCCATGGCTGTTAACATCAAGACGAATGTTTGGTTACACGATCTAATTTTTTTCAAAACTTCAAAACCATCTGCCTTGGGAAGCATGATATCTAAAATAACTAAATCAAAGACTTGATTTTGAAATATACTAATAGCTTTTTCTCCATCTTCAGCAGATACCACTTCGTAGTTTTTTACAGTAAGAAATTCGGCAACACCTTCACGCGTAACTTCATCATCTTCAACTAGTAGTATTCTCCCCTTCATTAACAGGCTCCTTTTTCTATAAAAGATATATAATTTTTCTTCTTAATCCAAAATTTCTATATTTTCTGTTGCAGTATATTTTATGCTCAGGAGAAATTTTACTAATTACATCGTAGCTTTCTTTCAGTAGATGCAATATATATACACGCCTGTCTTTTTTATCAGATAATCTTTCCACATAGTTAACTTTTACAGATTATCCACCATAGTCAGATATGTTTCCTCGTAACTAGTAAAATTCTTTCTTTTTCTTTCCACATTCATATCTTCCTTGGAGAAAATAGCTTATAAAAGCATAGGTTGACTAAGGTTAGTTATATTTTGGCACTATTTTAGATATTGTTTTATCTGAAGCATTTATATGTGTGAAGTCTTGTCAAAATATTTATTTCTTTTCTTCCTAAGAATAATTCATATCACCAAATAGTTTCATATCTAATCAACTAATATCGTGGATACTAGCTATATATTTTACAAATAGTCATTTAGTACTTATAAATATTTACTTCTTAAAAATTTACATAACTTGTTCAAGTAAAACATTCCTTTTCAACAGTAAGTAAGTTTAGTGCAGAAGCTATTATTCTCAGATTTATATATAAATACTGAACTATCTTTAATTATTTATATGTCTCTTAGAAAGTTTATATGTTTTTGCTTTAATATGTTGTTTTAAAATTTCAACACAACATAAAATATTGATTTAGTTTTACATCTTCTTTTCCTAAAGAAAAATAGCCGAATTATATTCTAGTCATCTTAAAGTCTGTATTCTATAGCTCAGCACAACTTAGATTTTTCCTACCAAACCTGATTTCACGGTTTGCAACTAATTCTTATTTTCCTCAGTCAATAGAGTTATCATGGCTCAACTTAGAGCTAGATTTCTCCTTACTTCTCTAAAACTTTTTATAGGGAATATCCTAATTATCTTTTGACAGCAAACACACCGTCTCAACGTGGGTTGTCTGTTGAATAGGAACATAATTTATTAACCTCGTTGCTTGACTGAGGATACAACTTATTATTGTCATTTTCCTCGACAACCTTTGCATCTCTTGCTTATAAATAATTGGCTATCCTGTGAATCTTGCTTTCCTGTCTTATATGTAATAGTAATCATCGCAGGGTCAATTTCTCCATCATCATTAACTCTTCCGATTATTATTTTATCCACTATACTTTCAAATATGGCTCTATTAAATTCTTCTAGATATTCTTCTGTATTCCTATTTCATTATATTTTTCTTGGTAAATATCAAAACTGATTGACTCACTCAATCTTAACTCTACTAAATCTTTTTCTTTCTTATTTATTCTATCAAGTTGGTTGCTTATTTTTTCAAATATTTTGATAAGCTATCATCCTTTGATTCTTCTTCTACCGTCTTTAAAAATTCATTTGTAATTTCAACATTGTTATGACAGACTTGGCGATAGCTTTCCATAAATGCTTTTTCTATAGCTTCTTCTGAAATAATAGGTTCGTTCTATTTTACTTACCTTATATAAAAGATATTTATCATCTATTTTTATTTTATATAAATACGCAATACTAAACCTAATATCTTCGCTCCAATGTATCAACGATTTTACAAATAACCCTATTCTCTTATAATTAGCTGCAAATATACCAATCAAAAAACAATGCCATTACTAATCAAATTAGTTCCTATATTTTCTAACACTTATATACCTACATTTTCATCATTACTCCCACTTAATTTCTTCATTAACTTTTTGATGAATATCTACTCTATTACCAACATCAATTACATTTACTAACCAACCATTAAAAATACAGTTATTTATAAATTCATCAATTCTGTTGACCCCATTCATTTCCTTAAGAGTTACAACAACACCAAATCTAACTCCTACACCATCTTGAGGTTTTAATCGGTTATTTGTTTTTACTTCCATGCCCCAATTCTTATTTCTATAAGAGTCTTTTGGTATCATTCTTTTTGTAGCACTCTCTGCGATATACTTTACATTATCCCATTTTCTAAAATGCTTTCTAACTTCACCTTCCAAAAGATAATTTCTTTCTCCATCTAATGTGTCTTCTGTATTCTGTTTATCACCTTTAATATCCTTAATTTTTTTATCATCTCCTATTCGACCAAAATGCAAATTCAATTCTGTATTTGTATAGTCAACACCTTGCGATCTATCGCACAATGGAAAATAACACATCGTAGCCTTTGCAATATACGGATACTTATTATTCTTTAGAGGAACTGGAAAATCGTAGATATA encodes:
- a CDS encoding ABC transporter ATP-binding protein — encoded protein: METVIKVNNIYKSYKDKNALKDISFSIHSGECVALVGPNGAGKTTLFKILLGDLMQTSGKVSVLQSSPMDVAKKREISVLEQANIVPDLLTANELIKFYQTIYEEHLSVKEIDAYLNFSPQQKKQFMSKLSGGQKRFLSFVLTLVNKPKLLFMDEPTTAMDTITRQRFWEIIAELKKQGMTIVYSSHYIEEVENTADRILVLHNGKILRDTTPHAMRAEKIEKHFTIPKHYAEVVENMPEVSDFEVKNDIISFVTKDGEKVWKRLQEKGLSFEELEVKNRSLFSSIFQSEPSEIEEDE
- a CDS encoding helix-turn-helix domain-containing protein is translated as MNFASLLRELRNNSGLTQEQFAHKIGVSRAAIAKWESNRGIPDIANLIQISDIFDISLDELVRGDKAVQKKVVADSKTKKWHYLVILYLSAILVYIAYFVVYHRIFMAGFMIATIFMLGIEISIFVKDIRKLTNK
- a CDS encoding HAMP domain-containing sensor histidine kinase, yielding MTIITITIHSLIYFLLPSFYFNKKQEEVKNRSTELVEILKKTSELEALEVTEKYATIYNVNITLNIENNTYQYHGFTPVNIHLDPTRAKDILSRDTSDIQLESLGNHSVTINKKTFKNKDNQLCDLYLILSTGPIDEAKQVTIKVIPYSIGISFIISLFAAYIYSKKITKPIKSILKSTKDMERLKKGSYCKVESEDEIGMIAENINSLYDTVWNTIESLEQKIDDISQVEKDKVEFLRVASHELKTPLTSLGILLENMRYKIGKYKDRDFYLTKAQEIVIESTDMVQSILDVSKLQVVNKEHKEDLDIRIIIIEIIESYKVLAKAKDLKINLQLQESCHCFINKESMKKVISNIISNAINYTDQSNRINIQISDGVLVVENECKPLSEYDLKYVFEAFYRPDFSRDKKDGGTGLGLYIVRNILTDANLDFYFIPSDLGMKFIINFTS
- a CDS encoding response regulator transcription factor, with protein sequence MKGRILLVEDDEVTREGVAEFLTVKNYEVVSAEDGEKAISIFQNQVFDLVILDIMLPKADGFEVLKKIRSCNQTFVLMLTAMADDSTQIMSFDEQADDYMSKPFSLAILEKRIEALIRRSHIQHNKEEWVYGEARVNLSGFSATYKGQDVDIKPREIKILNLLIEHPGQVFSREQILDKLWIDEIPFDRVIDVYIKNLRKKLHLDCIKTVKSVGYKYESEV
- a CDS encoding ABC transporter permease — translated: MFFILFGIATSMIAGFAIKAATKETRKNINTSIRASFEIGINLQNNFGVGRRGLGNVPGSIVEKVKSVGGISSNDLRTITEVDLMNLKKVPLKMERSTYTPEQEEILKTMGDLQGNEDTRLDNKFVGGALKLTSGRHIKKTDVNKVLVHEEFAKLNNLKIGDKISVTPSKNRSVNLNKNLNTKVDLEIVGLFSGSNQNRATHEIELIENILMADIKTATQLCGDSKENLQYQDAKFYVSDPAKLNEIINKVKKLNIDWSKYTVTSSDKNFLSLTTSLDAMDKLINQLIIGSIIISSIILSLVLAFWINGRIHETGVLLSLGISKRNIVLQYIVELLMIAVFSFIASIGSGILIAQKLGDSLVKQANDAGRLALGENLGGLSLGADAESSLIAKTLDGLNVTIGINEFIWVWIIGIAIIIVSVGISSMHIIKLKPKEILSKMS
- a CDS encoding ABC transporter ATP-binding protein; the protein is MSIIRLENVSYVYKNSKKNKILSDVSCEFQRGKFYAIVGESGSGKTTLLSILAGLDEPTAGNVIFEDKNVKDIGYTFYRKNDISIVFQNYNLLDYLTPLENIKLVKRSAKKDILLSLGLQDEQIGRNVLHLSGGQQQRVAIARALVSGAPLVLADEPTGNLDEDTSDEIISLLKSTAHDQNKCVIVVTHSKQLSSQADIVFKLKGRRLMKVK
- a CDS encoding GNAT family N-acetyltransferase, with the translated sequence MIRKATINDVSRIAEILVFVKRMNFRPIFQNDNYSFGELQVLSVAEKYKSSDILENILVYDDGVVKGLIHIEGSEIVELYVDYFFQSQGIGAALIEYAKENYPVTHLWAIEKNVEAIRFYDRHGFQVTENKKFEEGTIEYLVMLEREPSVLYK
- a CDS encoding Abi family protein, coding for MNPNKKFLTYNQQFRLLVSRGMIVDNIDSCNHSLTKLNYYRLSGYWYPFLDQETLRFKKNTVFSRIIAFYDFDDQLRNWLFKNLSKIEIALRSLFGYELGKINPHIHLSTKYLGV
- a CDS encoding SMODS-associated NUDIX domain-containing protein; amino-acid sequence: MIGIFAANYKRIGLFVKSLIHWSEDIRFSIAYLYKIKIDDKYLLYKVSKIERTYYFRRSYRKSIYGKLSPSLS
- a CDS encoding Abi family protein translates to MKFGITDIKKALQKSREDFVLHHRTHYDGKLPIWVAVEIMDWGGLMSNLYSISPEKTRRLIAEQVYLSAPQLESWLKSLNIIRNYVAHHGRVYNRVFDIKPKLPRNEAWTIVKNQSHKLFAIIVMIYYLHQKLELNNFEPIDSLIENFPGTSEEMTLFTGIPNDWKEIIQQILQ